The Kitasatospora albolonga nucleotide sequence CAGGGAAGTCGTGCCCGAAGCGGGTGAGGTTGGAGGTGCCGCCGATCATCAGCCGCTCCTCCGTCTCCTCGACCAGGGTCTCGAGGAGGGTGGAAAGGACCGTGGAAACCGTTCCCCGGTCCTCGCTGTCGAAGGATTCCGGCAGCTCCCGCACCAGCCGCGGGACATCCGCGAAGCGGCGTCCGACGACCCGGCTGTTGAGCCGGGCCCGCAGATCCGCGAGCGATGCCTCGCCGAAGGGCGCGGGGCAGTCGATCATACGCTGTTCGACCCGGCCGGTGTCCGTGATCAGGACCAGCATCAGCCGGGCGGGGGCGAGCGAGAGCAGCTCCACGTGCCGCACCGTCGAACGGGTCAGCGAAGGGTACTGCACGACCGCGACCTGCCGGGTCAGCTGCGCGAGCAGCCGTACGGTCCGGCCGACCACGTCGTCGAGGTCGACCGCGCCGTCGAGGAAGTTCTGGATGGCCCGGCGCTCGGCCGAGGAGAGCGGCTTGACCCCGGCCAGCCTGTCGACGAAGAGGCGGTACCCCTTGTCGGTGGGGATGCGCCCCGCGCTCGTGTGCGGCTGCGCGATGAAGCCCTCGTCCTCCAGCACCGCCATGTCGTTGCGGACGGTCGCCGGGGAGACCCCCAGCTGGTGCCGCTCGGTGAGCGCCTTGGAGCCGACGGGCTCCTCGGTGCCGACATAGTCCTGGACGATGGCGCGCAGCACTTCGAGTCTGCGTTCACTGAGCATCGCGCACACCTCCAGCTGTGTTCTCCCGGTGCCTGTCTGGCACTCGGTGCGTACGAGTGCCAGCTACTCACCGGTCAGTGTACGGGGGTGGGGTGGGGCCGGGGCAAGGGTGACCGGCCACGCCGCCGCCGGTGGGTGCGGGCCGTCCCGATAGCGTCGTCCCATGGACGCTTCTTGGGAAGACTTCGGCTGGGAGCGGTTGGGCCACGGTATCGGGCGGCGGCGCCTGCCGGGCTGGGACGCCACGGTGGCGCTGGTGGCCGGGGCCGACGGGGTGCTGCTGTACGACACGGGCTCAACCCTGCGCGAGGGCGTCGAGCTGCGGAGGCAGGCCGAGGCGCTGCTCGGCCGGAGGGTGACGCATATCGCACTGAGCCACCCCCACTTCGATCATGTGCTGGGTACGGCGGCGTTCGCGGGCGCACAGGTGTACGGGGCCGTGGGCATCGCCGCCCTGCTGCGGCGCTCGGCGGACGAGCTGGGCGCCTCGGCGGTCCGCCACGGGCTCACCGAGGAGGAGGCCCACCTGGCGGTGGACACGCTGGTGGTGCCGCACCACGAGGTGACCGGCGAGTGGACGCTCGACCTGGGCGGCGGCCGTCAGGTCCTGCTGGCCAACGTGGGCCCGGGGCACAGCGGCCACGACCTCGTGGTGCTGGTCCCGGGTGCGGACGGGGAGCCTCCGGTGGTGTTCTGCGGGGACCTGGTGGAGGAGTCCGGCGAGCCGCAGGCGGGCGGGGACGCGGTCACCTCGCGCTGGCCCGCGGCGCTGGACCGGCTGCTGGAGCTGGGCGGCGAGGGCGCGCTGTACGTACCGGGGCACGGGGCGGTGGTGGACGCGGCGTTCGTCCGGGCGCAGCGGGGGGCGCTGGCGGAGCGGTTAGGGGCGGGGTGAGGGTGCGCGGGGCTGGGGTGGGGTGAGGTGAGGTGAGGCGAGGCGGGGGGCTTCGGGGTGAAGTGACGGTCTTCGGGGCGGGACGAGGGTTCGCGGGGGCGGCGTGACGTTCCTCGGGGTGAAGTGTCGATCTTCGGGGTGGCGCGCGGATTATCGTCGGCGCATGCGCAGCTACCAGCCGGACCTGACCCCGCCGTGGAAGAGGTCCGCCCCCGTGCCCGAGGTCCCCGCCGAACCCGATCTGGTCGTGGAGGAGGTCGCCAGCGGCTTCTGCGGGGCGGTGATCCGCTGCGAGAAGACGGCCCAGGGGCCCACGGTGACCCTGGAGGACCGGTTCGGCAAGCACCGGGTCTTCCCGATGGAGCCGCGCGGCTTCCTGCTGGAGGGCAAGGTGGTCACCCTGGTCCGCCCGGCCCCCGGCGGTCCGGTGCGTCCGGCCCGTACGGCCTCCGGTTCGGTGGCGGTGCCCGGGGCGCGGGCCCGGGTGGCGCGGGCGGGGCGGATCTATGTGGAGGGCCGGCACGACGCGGAGCTGGTCGAGCGGGTGTGGGGCGACGACCTGCGGATCGAGGGCGTGGTCGTGGAGTACCTGGAGGGCATCGACGACCTCCCGGCGATCGTCGGGGAGTTCGGACCCGGGCCGGACGCGCGGCTCGGGGTGCTGGTGGACCACCTGGTGGCCGGTTCCAAGGAGTCCCGGATCGCGGCGCGGGTCTCGGACCCGCATGTGCTGGTGGTGGGCCACCCGTACATCGACGTGTGGGAGGCGGTGAAGCCGTCGTCGGTGGGGATCGGCGCGTGGCCGGTGGTGCCCCGGGGCCAGGACTGGAAGACGGGGGTGTGCCGGGCGCTGGGGTGGCCGGAGAACACCGGGGCGGCCTGGCAGCACATCCTGTCCAAGGTGCACAGCTACAAGGACCTGGAGCCGCAGCTGCTCGGCAGGGTCGAAGAGCTGATCGACTTCGTGACCGCCGTACCGGACTGAGTCAGCGGGGGCCGGGGCTCAGTCCACCAGGTCCCGCACCACGGCGTCGGCCAGGAGGCGCCCGCGCAGGGTGAGGACCGCGCGGCCCTCCTCGTACGGTCCGCTCTCCAGCAGTCCGTCGGCCAGGGCGCGGCGGGAGGCGGCGAGGCCGTCGGGTTTGAGGAGGGTGAGCGGGCAGCCCTCACGGAGGCGGAGCTCCAGCAGGATGCGCTCGACCCGGCGGTCCTCCTCGGCGAGGATCTCCCGCCCGGCGCCCGGTGAGCGGCCCTCGGCCAGCGCCTGGGCGTACGCGCCCGGGTGCTTCACGTTCCACCAGCGGACGCCGCCGACGTGGCTGTGGGCGCCGGGGCCCGCGCCCCACCAGTCGGCGCCGCGCCAGTACAGCTCGTTGTGGAGGCAGCGGCCGGCCTCGGTGGTGGCCCAGTTGGAGACCTCGTACCAGTCGAACCCGGCGGCGGCGAAAGCCTCGTCCGCGATCAGATAGCGGTCGGCGTGCGCGTCGTCGTCGGTCATGGGGATCTCGCCGCGCCGGATGCGGCGGGCGAGCTGGGTGCCCTCCTCCACGATGAGCGCGTACGCGGAGACATGGTCGGGGCCCGCGCCGATCGCCGCGTCCAGGGTGGCCCGCCAGTCGTCGTCGGACTCGCCGGGGGTGCCGTAGATCAGGTCGAGGTTGACGTGGTCGAAGCCCGCCGCCCGGGCCTCCGCCACACATGCCTCGGGGCGGCCGGGGGTGTGCGTACGGTCCAGGATCTTCAGGACGTGCTGCTTGGCGCTCTGCATCCCGAAGGAGACCCGGTTGAAGCCGCCCTCGCGCAGGGCGGAGAGATAGGCCGGGCCGACGGACTCCGGGTTGGCCTCGGTGGTGATCTCCGCGTCCTCCGCGAGCCCGAACTCCTCCTTGATCGACGCCAGCATCCGTACGAGATCGGCGGCGGGGAGCAGCGTGGGGGTGCCGCCGCCGACGAAGACCGTACGGACGGGGCGCGGGTCGTCGCCGAGGACCTTGCGGGCCTGGCGGACCTCCTCGATCAGGTGGGCGGCGTAGTTGTCGCGGGAGGCGAGGGCGCCGCCGGAGCCGCGCAGCTCGGTGGCGGTGTAGGTGTTGAAGTCGCAGTAGCCGCAGCGGGTGGCGCAGTACGGGACGTGCAGGTAGAAGCCGAGCGGGCGGTCGGCTGCGCCTTCCAGGGCGTGGCGGGGCAGCGCCCCGTCGTCGGGCACGGGCTCACCATCGGGCAGTACGGAAGGCATACCGACCATTGTCGCTCGCCCCGGAGACGTTTCGGTCCGCGTGCCGGTGCGGGCGTCGGTCCGGGCGTCAGTCCGCGTGCAGGACCAGCAGCGCCACGTCGTCGTCCGGGGGCCGCTCGGCGAACTCGTGGACCGCCCGCCGGATGCGGTCCGCCGTGGCGTCGGCGGGCAGCCCGGCGCATCCGGCGAGGACCCGGGCCAGCCCGTCCCCGTCGTCGAACATCAGCGGGCCCGACCGCCGCTCGGTCACCCCGTCGGTGACGCAGAGCAGGGTGTCCCCGGGCGCCAGGTCGAAGGTCTGGCTCTCGTACGCCACGTCCTCCACCACTCCGAGGAGCACCTGCGGCTCGGCGGCCGGGCGTACGGAGCCGTCGGGGCACAGCAGCAGCGGCAGCGGGTGGCCCGCGCTGGCCACCGTGCAGCGGACGCCCCCGCCGGGGAGCGGCACGACCTCCCCGTACAGCAGGGAGAGGAACCGCGACTGCGAGCCGTCGTGCAGCTGCTGGCCCCCGGCGGCGGCGACCATCAGGGCGGCGGCCTCGGCGGCCTCCATGGCGTCGTCGAGCAGCAGCCGGTTGAGCCGGTCCAGCACCTCGCCGACGCCGAAGCCCTCGCGGGAGAGCAGCCGGAGCCAGGGGCGGGCGAGGCCGGTGACGACGGCGGCCTCGGGGCCGGAGCCCTGGACGTCACCGAGGACGAAGCACCAGCGGTCGCCGGGGCAGGGGAAGATGTCGTAGAAGTCGCCGCCGACCACGCCGTCGTCGCTCGGTTCGTAGACGAGGGAGCTGGTGACGCCGGGGATCTCCGCGACCTTGCTGGGGAGCAGGCCGCGCTGGAGGATGCGGCTGATGGTGGCCTGCCGGGTGTAGGCGCGGGCGGCGCCGACGGCGAGGCCGAGGCGGCGGACGAAGTCCTCGATGAGCGAGGCGACGGCTTCCGGGACCCGGGCGACGCCCTCCCGGCCGACGAGCACGGTCCCGAGCGCCCGGCCCGCCGCCGTGATCCGGAAGGCGAGGGCGGCGCCGTCGCGGCCGCCGGGGTGCGGAGCCTCCCCGGCGGGGTGCGCGGGCCACGGCACGGGGACGGGTACGGGACCGGAGCCGACGCCCGCCGGGAGGCGGAGCGGCTCCCGCTCCAGGGCCGTGCGCAGGGGCTCCGTACCGGTCTCGTCGCTGTGCCAGACCCGGGCGAGCCGGGGTTCGGCGCCCGGTCCGCCGCCCTCGGCCTCCAGCCAGATCGCGCACCAGTCGGCGAGGCGGGGCACCAGCAGCTGGCCCGCTATGGCGGCCACCAGGTCCTCGTCCAGCTGCCCGGCGAGCAGGTCGGACGCCTCGGCGAGGAAGGCCGGAGCACCCCGGCTGTCCCAGACGGTGTCGTCGCGCTCGGTGCGCCGGGCGGCGGGGGCGAGGATCTCGGCGGCGCGCAGGCCGCGCCGGAGGGCGTCCCGGTCGGGCGGGGCGGGCGGGTCGCTCCAGTCGTCGACGGGGAGGCGGGCCCAGACGGTCTTGAGGCCGGTGCGGTAGGTGATGCCCCAGGACTCGGCGAGGGTGGCGACGAGCTGGAGGCCCCGGCCGTACTCGGCGGGGTCGGGGAGACCGACGGGTGCCTCGGTCTCCGTACGGGCCGGGTCCCCGGCCGCCGCCCCGGGCTCGTCGGCGCCCACCGGGCGGGCCGGGTGGTGGTCGGTGACCTCCAGGACGAGGGCGGCGGACGGCTCGTCGCCGCCCTCCTCCTCCAGCCTCAGGACCAGGTCGACCGTGGTCCCGGCGTGCACGACGGCGTTGGTGACCAGCTCGTTGGTGACGGTCACGGCGTCGTCGGCGAGCCGGTCGCTGAAGCCCACGGCGGCGGGCACCCCGAGCCCGGTCCACTCCGCGAGCGCGGCCCGTACGAACCGGCGGGCGGCGGACGGGGCGAGCGGTATCCCGGGCAGGCTGGTGCGGCTGGCCGGGCGCGGGCCGGGCGAGCGCCCGGCACCGGTGGCGGTGCCGGGACGCTGCACGGTGTCCCGCTGCAAGGGAATGGGCCCCACGGTGCGGCTCCTACGGGTCCGACGACACCGACAGAGTGACAGACCGGACGCGCTCATAAGCGCCGAGTTACCGAAGTGGGCAGAAAATCGAGCAGATTCGAACGCAACGCATCGGGAAGCGCGTCGGGAAGAACGCCCGGAATCGCCGGGGGAAACACCCATCGCCGGGTGGCGTCCATCGCCGGGTGGCCCCATCGCCAGGTGGCACCAGGGGAGGCGTCCCCCGGAGCTACGGCTGCCTCGGAGCTACGGTGCCTCGGAGGCGCGGTCGCCCGGAGGCGGCACGGCTGCCCCAGAGGCGCGGCCGCCTGGAGCCCGGCCGCCCGGAGGGGCGCGACGACGGGCGGGGCGCCCGGACACCGATGTGTCCGGGCGCCCCGCCCGCGTACGCCGGTTCTCCCGACGCTGCTCGTGCTACGCCTCGCGCGAGCCCGCGTACATCTCGTCGATCAGCCCCTGGTACTCCCGCTCGACGACCGGCCGCTTCAGCTTGAGGCTCGGGGTCAGCTCACCGTGCTCGACGTCCAGGTCGCGCGGCAGGAGGCGGAACTTCTTGATGGTCTGCCAGCGCTGGAGCCCCTCGTTGAGGCGCTGTACGTACCCGTCGATGAGCTCGACGGTCTGCGGGGCGGCGACCACCTCCGCGTACTCCTTGCCCTCGAGGCCGTTTTCGGCGGCCCAGTTCAGGATGGTGGGGCCGTCAAGGGCGATGAGGGCGGTGCAGAAGTTACGGTCCGCGCCGTGCACCAGGATGTTGGAGACGAACGGGCAGACCGCCTTGAACTGGCCCTCGACCTCGGCCGGGGCGACGTACTTGCCGCCCGACGTCTTGATCAGGTCCTTCTTGCGGTCGGTGATGCGGAGATAGCCGTCGGCCGACAGCTCGCCGATGTCCCCGGTGTGGAACCAGCCGTCCGACTCCAGGACCTCCTCGGTCTTGTCGGGCAGCTTGTGGTAGCCCTCCATGATGCCGGGGCCGCGCAGCAGGATCTCGCCGTCGTCCGCGATGCGCACCTCGGTGCCGGGGAGCGGCTTGCCGACGGTGCCGGTGCGGTATGCCTCGCCCGGGTTGACGAAGGAGGCGGCGCTGCTCTCGGTGAGGCCGTAGCCCTCCAGGATGTGGACGCCGGCGCCCGCGAAGAAGTAGCCGATGTCGGGGGCGAGGGCGGCGGAGCCGGAGATGCAGGCGCGCAGCCGGCCGCCGAAGGCGTCGCGGATCTTGGAGAAGACGAGGGTGTCGGCGACCTTGTGCTTGGCGCCGAGCGCGAAGGGCACGGACGCCTTGCCGGTGCGCCGGAAGTTGTCCTGGGAGACCTTGGCGTACTCACGGCCGACCTCGGCCGCCCACTGGAAGATCTTGTACTTGGCACCGCCGCCCGCGCGGGCCTTGGAGGCGACCCCGTTGTAGACCTTCTCGAAGATCCGGGGGACGGCCGCCATGTAGGTCGGCTGGACGACCGGCAGGTTCTCGATGATCTTGTCGATGCGGCCGTCGATCGCGGTGACGTGGCCGACCTCGATCTGGCCCGAGGTGAGGACCTTGCCGAAGACGTGGGCGAGCGGCAGCCAGAGGTACTGCACGTCCTCGGCGGTGATCAGGCCGGTCGCCACGGTGGCCTTGGCCATGTACGACCAGTTGTCGTGCGGCAGCCGTACGCCCTTGGGGCGGCCGGTGGTGCCCGAGGTGTAGATGAGGGTGGCGAGCTGGTCGGCGGTGATGGCGGAGACCCGCTCGGTGACCGCGTCCGGGGTCTTGGCCAGGAGCTCGTTGCCCCGGGCCTCCAGGTCGGCGAGGGAGATGATCCAGCCCTCGGGGTCGCCCTCGGCGGGCTCGACGCCGGTCGGGTCGATCACGACGACATGGGCGAGGTCCGGCAGCTCGGTGCGGCGCTCACGGGCCTTGGCCAGCTGCTCGGCGTCCTCCGCGATGAGGACGCGGCTCTCGGAGTCGGCGAGGATGAACGCGGACTCCTCGGCGTTCGTCGAGGGGTAGACCGTGGTGGTCGCGGCGCCCGCGCACATCACGCCGAGGTCGATGAGAATCCACTCCACCCGGGTGGCGGAGGAGAGGGCGACCCGTTCCTCCGGCTGCACGCCGAGCGCGATCAGCCCGGCGGCGATCGCGTAGACCCGCTCCGCGGCCTGGCCCCAGCTCAGGGACTTCCAGTCGTCGGGACCCGTACCCGAGGCCGACGGGACCGGATAGCGGTACGCCTCCCCGTCGGGGGTCGCCGCCACGCGGTCGATGAAGAGGGCCGCCACGGAGGGCGGCCGGTTATCGATCAAGGTCTGTGTGTCGCTCACGACGTCCTCCGGGCCTGCGGCATTGCTACGACCGGCTTCTTTGATCCTGCGACTGCTGCTGCTGTGCTGTGCTGTCCTGCTGCGCAACCTGCTTGTTCGGGTTGTTTAACTGGCGAGTAACCATCAGGTGGTGATCAGAGTAGAGCGCACTCGGCCACCACGTAAGAGGCAACGGGCCGCCGCTTTCATAACGAAAGGGCCCTCACACCGCACGTTACTGCGGTGTGAGGGCCCTCGCGCCGACCGTCGCCGGGGGGCGGACGGGACGGGGCTGCTTCCTGCCCTTGCCCTCCCCACGGGACGGGCCTACTTCTTGCCCTTGCCCTCCCCGGCGGACTCGTCGGTCGACAGCACCGAGATGAAGGCGTCCTGCGGGACCTCCACGTTGCCGACCATCTTCATCCGCTTCTTGCCCTCCTTCTGCTTCTCCAGCAGCTTCCGCTTACGGGAGATGTCACCGCCGTAGCACTTGGCGAGGACGTCCTTGCGGATGGCGCGGACCGTCTCGCGGGCGATGACCCGGGCACCGATGGCCGCCTGGATCGGCACCTCGAAGTTCTGCCGGGGGATGAGCTTCTGCAGCTTGGCGACGAGCCGGACGCCGTACGCGTACGCCTTGTCCTTGTGGGTGACGGCGGAGAACGCGTCCACCTTGTCGCCGTGGAGCAGGATGTCGACCTTGACGAGGTTGGCCGTCTGCTCACCGGTGGGCTCGTAGTCGAGGGAGGCGTACCCCCGGGTCTTGGACTTCAGCTGGTCGAAGAAGTCGAAGACGATCTCGGCGAGCGGCAGGGTGTAGCGGATCTCGACCCGGTCCTCGGAGAGGTAGTCCATGCCGAGCAGGGTGCCGCGCCGGCCCTGGCAGAGCTCCATGATCGCGCCGATGAACTCGCTGGGGGCCAGCACCGTGGCGCGGACGACCGGCTCGTGCACCTTGTCGATCTTGCCCTCGGGGAACTCGCTCGGGTTGGTGACGACGTGCTCGGTGCCGTCCTCCATCTCGACCCGGTAGACCACGTTGGGCGCGGTCGCGATCAGGTCGAGGCCGAACTCGCGCTCCAGCCGCTCGCGGACCACGTCCAGGTGGAGCAGGCCGAGGAAGCCGACGCGGAAACCGAAGCCGAGCGCGGCGGAGGTCTCCGGCTCGTAGACCAGGGCGGCGTCGTTGAGCTGGAGCTTGTCGAGCGCCTCGCGCAGGTCCGGGTAGTCCGAGCCGTCCAGCGGGTAGAGCCCCGAGAACACCATCGGCTTCGGGTCCTTGTAGCCGCCGAGCGCCTCGGTCGCCCCGTTCTGGAGGGAGGTGATCGTGTCACCGACCTTGGACTGCCGGACGTCCTTCACACCGGTGATGATGTAGCCGACCTCGCCCACGCCGATGCCGTCGGCCGGGGTCATCTCCGGGGAGGAGACCCCGATCTCCAGCAGCTCGTGGGTGGCGCCGGTCGACATCATCCTGATGCGCTCGCGCTTGTTGAGCTGGCCGTCGACGACACGGACGTAGGTGACGACACCCCGGTACGAGTCGTAGACCGAGTCGAAGATCATCGCGCGGGCGGGGGCGTCCGCGACACCGACCGGGGCGGGCACGTCCCGTACGACCCGGTCGAGCAGCGCGTCCACGCCGACACCGGTCTTGGCGGAGACCTTCAGCACGTCCTCGGGCTGGCAGCCGATGAGGTTGGCCAGCTCCTCGGAGAACTTCTCCGGCTGTGCGGCGGGCAGGTCGATCTTGTTGAGCACCGGGACGATGGTGAGGTCGTTCTCCATCGCCAGGTAGAGGTTGGCCAGCGTCTGGGCCTCGATGCCCTGCGCGGCGTCGACCAGCAGGATGGTGCCCTCGCAGGCGGCGAGCGAACGCGAGACCTCGTAGGTGAAGTCCACGTGGCCCGGGGTGTCGATCATGTTGAGGATGTGGGTGGTCCCCGTGTCCTCGCCCGTGGTGGGCGCCCAGGGCAGCCGGACCGCCTGGGACTTGATGGTGATGCCGCGCTCGCGCTCGATGTCCATCCGGTCGAGGTACTGAGCGCGCATCTGCCGCTGGTCGACCACTCCCGTCAGCTGGAGCATCCGGTCGGCAAGGGTCGACTTGCCGTGGTCGATGTGCGCGATGATGCAGAAATTGCGGATCAGCGCCGGGTCGGTACGGCTCGGCTCGGGCACGTTGGAAGGAGTCGCGGGCACGCAGGGTCCTGATTCTTGAGACGCCGAACGCCGTGTCTCGGGTCGATGTCGGGTCGGTCGGATCGTCGGTCGGATCGATACGTAGGCTCCATCGTCCCACGCCTGCGGGACAGCGACCGGTTTGGGCCGGTCGGAGGGTGACTGCTACCGTGGACAGCTGTGCCTCGTGGCTCTCACGAGCGGCGCGGCTCACCTAGTAGATCCAATCGAACCTGAAAAGGCTCTTTCGTGGCGAACATCAAGTCCCAGATCAAGCGGAACAAGACCAACGAGAAGGCGCGCCTGCGCAACAAGGCCGTCAAGTCGTCGCTCAAGACCGCGATCCGCAAGGCCCGCGAGGCCGTCGTTGCCGGTGACGTCGAGAAGGCCACCACGGCCGTCCGCGACGCTTCCCGTCAGCTCGACAAGGCTGTCTCGAAGGGTGTCATCCACAAGAACGCCGCCGCCAACAAGAAGTCGGCGCTGGCGTCCAAGGTTGCCTCCCTGCAGGGCTGAGCTTCCTCCCGAAGCTCACTGATGTGACTTCGCCGGAACGGACCAGCGGGCCCTCTCTCCCGCCCCTGCCCGGCACCCCGCGCCGCACACCGAACCTGCGTTCGCCACGCGGGTGCGGCGCACCAAGAGTGTGACCCGAGGCCCCGGGCCCCGATCTCCCCAGGTCGGAGCCCGGGGTTTCGGCATTCCCGGGGCATGTCCAGCCCGTCCGGGCTTGTCCCGGGGCATGTCCAGCCCGTCCGGCGTTTGAGGACGGAACCGGCGCTCGGACGGGACCCCGCGCGGTGCGGTGCACGCGCACGGCCAGTCCCAGCCCCAGCCCGTCCGGCGATCGCGGACGGAACCGGTGACCGTGACGGTGACCGCAGGGCCCCCAGGGCGGCGGGCCCCACCGCCGCGCACCTCCGCGAGGGGCTACCGCCCCCCGGCCCTCGCGGCCCGCGCCACAGCGACGACGGCCTTCTCCAGGGCGTACTCAGGGTCGTCCCCCCCGCCCTTCACCCCCGCGTCCGCCGCCGCCACGGCCCGCAGGGCCACGGCGACCCCGTCCGGCGTCCACCCCCGCATCTGCTGCCGCACCCGGTCGATCTTCCACGGCGGCATCCCCAGCTCCCGCGCCAGATCGGCCGGCCGGCCGCCCCGCGCGGAGGACAGCTTCCCGATGGCCCGGACCCCCTGTGCCAGCGCGCTGGTGATCAGGACGGGCGCGACCCCGGTCGACAGCGACCACCGCAGCGCCTCCAGTGCCTCCGCGGCACGCCCCTCGACCGCGCGGTCGGCGACGGTGAACGAGGATGCCTCGGCACGCCCCGTGTAGTACCGCCCGACGACCGCCTCGTCGATCGTCCCCTCGACGTCCGCGATCAGCTGGGACACCGCACTGGCCAGCTCCCGCAGGTCGCTGCCGATGGAGTCGACCAGCGCCTGGCACGCCTCCGGCGTCGCGGACCGGCCGTGGGTCCGGAACTCCGACCGTACGAAGGTGAGCCGCTCGGCCGGCTTGGTGGTCTTCGGGCAGGCGACCTCCCGGGCACCGGCCTTGCGCGCCGCGTCCAGGAGCCCCTTGCCCTTGGCCCCGCCCGCGTGCAGCAGGACGAGGGTGATCTCCTCGACCGGAGCACCGAGATACGCCTTGA carries:
- a CDS encoding heat-inducible transcriptional repressor HrcA, whose translation is MLSERRLEVLRAIVQDYVGTEEPVGSKALTERHQLGVSPATVRNDMAVLEDEGFIAQPHTSAGRIPTDKGYRLFVDRLAGVKPLSSAERRAIQNFLDGAVDLDDVVGRTVRLLAQLTRQVAVVQYPSLTRSTVRHVELLSLAPARLMLVLITDTGRVEQRMIDCPAPFGEASLADLRARLNSRVVGRRFADVPRLVRELPESFDSEDRGTVSTVLSTLLETLVEETEERLMIGGTSNLTRFGHDFPVMIRPVLEALEEQVVLLKLLGEATDSAMTVRIGHENAHEGLTSTSVVAVGYGSGDEAVAKLGVVGPTRMDYPGTMGAVRAVARYVGQILAES
- a CDS encoding MBL fold metallo-hydrolase, producing the protein MDASWEDFGWERLGHGIGRRRLPGWDATVALVAGADGVLLYDTGSTLREGVELRRQAEALLGRRVTHIALSHPHFDHVLGTAAFAGAQVYGAVGIAALLRRSADELGASAVRHGLTEEEAHLAVDTLVVPHHEVTGEWTLDLGGGRQVLLANVGPGHSGHDLVVLVPGADGEPPVVFCGDLVEESGEPQAGGDAVTSRWPAALDRLLELGGEGALYVPGHGAVVDAAFVRAQRGALAERLGAG
- a CDS encoding coproporphyrinogen III oxidase; the protein is MVGMPSVLPDGEPVPDDGALPRHALEGAADRPLGFYLHVPYCATRCGYCDFNTYTATELRGSGGALASRDNYAAHLIEEVRQARKVLGDDPRPVRTVFVGGGTPTLLPAADLVRMLASIKEEFGLAEDAEITTEANPESVGPAYLSALREGGFNRVSFGMQSAKQHVLKILDRTHTPGRPEACVAEARAAGFDHVNLDLIYGTPGESDDDWRATLDAAIGAGPDHVSAYALIVEEGTQLARRIRRGEIPMTDDDAHADRYLIADEAFAAAGFDWYEVSNWATTEAGRCLHNELYWRGADWWGAGPGAHSHVGGVRWWNVKHPGAYAQALAEGRSPGAGREILAEEDRRVERILLELRLREGCPLTLLKPDGLAASRRALADGLLESGPYEEGRAVLTLRGRLLADAVVRDLVD
- a CDS encoding protein phosphatase — protein: MGPIPLQRDTVQRPGTATGAGRSPGPRPASRTSLPGIPLAPSAARRFVRAALAEWTGLGVPAAVGFSDRLADDAVTVTNELVTNAVVHAGTTVDLVLRLEEEGGDEPSAALVLEVTDHHPARPVGADEPGAAAGDPARTETEAPVGLPDPAEYGRGLQLVATLAESWGITYRTGLKTVWARLPVDDWSDPPAPPDRDALRRGLRAAEILAPAARRTERDDTVWDSRGAPAFLAEASDLLAGQLDEDLVAAIAGQLLVPRLADWCAIWLEAEGGGPGAEPRLARVWHSDETGTEPLRTALEREPLRLPAGVGSGPVPVPVPWPAHPAGEAPHPGGRDGAALAFRITAAGRALGTVLVGREGVARVPEAVASLIEDFVRRLGLAVGAARAYTRQATISRILQRGLLPSKVAEIPGVTSSLVYEPSDDGVVGGDFYDIFPCPGDRWCFVLGDVQGSGPEAAVVTGLARPWLRLLSREGFGVGEVLDRLNRLLLDDAMEAAEAAALMVAAAGGQQLHDGSQSRFLSLLYGEVVPLPGGGVRCTVASAGHPLPLLLCPDGSVRPAAEPQVLLGVVEDVAYESQTFDLAPGDTLLCVTDGVTERRSGPLMFDDGDGLARVLAGCAGLPADATADRIRRAVHEFAERPPDDDVALLVLHAD
- a CDS encoding long-chain fatty acid--CoA ligase; its protein translation is MSDTQTLIDNRPPSVAALFIDRVAATPDGEAYRYPVPSASGTGPDDWKSLSWGQAAERVYAIAAGLIALGVQPEERVALSSATRVEWILIDLGVMCAGAATTTVYPSTNAEESAFILADSESRVLIAEDAEQLAKARERRTELPDLAHVVVIDPTGVEPAEGDPEGWIISLADLEARGNELLAKTPDAVTERVSAITADQLATLIYTSGTTGRPKGVRLPHDNWSYMAKATVATGLITAEDVQYLWLPLAHVFGKVLTSGQIEVGHVTAIDGRIDKIIENLPVVQPTYMAAVPRIFEKVYNGVASKARAGGGAKYKIFQWAAEVGREYAKVSQDNFRRTGKASVPFALGAKHKVADTLVFSKIRDAFGGRLRACISGSAALAPDIGYFFAGAGVHILEGYGLTESSAASFVNPGEAYRTGTVGKPLPGTEVRIADDGEILLRGPGIMEGYHKLPDKTEEVLESDGWFHTGDIGELSADGYLRITDRKKDLIKTSGGKYVAPAEVEGQFKAVCPFVSNILVHGADRNFCTALIALDGPTILNWAAENGLEGKEYAEVVAAPQTVELIDGYVQRLNEGLQRWQTIKKFRLLPRDLDVEHGELTPSLKLKRPVVEREYQGLIDEMYAGSREA
- a CDS encoding elongation factor 4, translated to MPATPSNVPEPSRTDPALIRNFCIIAHIDHGKSTLADRMLQLTGVVDQRQMRAQYLDRMDIERERGITIKSQAVRLPWAPTTGEDTGTTHILNMIDTPGHVDFTYEVSRSLAACEGTILLVDAAQGIEAQTLANLYLAMENDLTIVPVLNKIDLPAAQPEKFSEELANLIGCQPEDVLKVSAKTGVGVDALLDRVVRDVPAPVGVADAPARAMIFDSVYDSYRGVVTYVRVVDGQLNKRERIRMMSTGATHELLEIGVSSPEMTPADGIGVGEVGYIITGVKDVRQSKVGDTITSLQNGATEALGGYKDPKPMVFSGLYPLDGSDYPDLREALDKLQLNDAALVYEPETSAALGFGFRVGFLGLLHLDVVRERLEREFGLDLIATAPNVVYRVEMEDGTEHVVTNPSEFPEGKIDKVHEPVVRATVLAPSEFIGAIMELCQGRRGTLLGMDYLSEDRVEIRYTLPLAEIVFDFFDQLKSKTRGYASLDYEPTGEQTANLVKVDILLHGDKVDAFSAVTHKDKAYAYGVRLVAKLQKLIPRQNFEVPIQAAIGARVIARETVRAIRKDVLAKCYGGDISRKRKLLEKQKEGKKRMKMVGNVEVPQDAFISVLSTDESAGEGKGKK
- a CDS encoding 30S ribosomal protein S20, with product MANIKSQIKRNKTNEKARLRNKAVKSSLKTAIRKAREAVVAGDVEKATTAVRDASRQLDKAVSKGVIHKNAAANKKSALASKVASLQG
- a CDS encoding DNA polymerase III subunit delta; translation: MATRKNSTDDPLAPLTLAVGQEDLLLDRAVQQVVAAARAADADTDVRDLTPDQLQPGTLAELTSPSLFAERKVVIVRNAQDLAADTVKDVKAYLGAPVEEITLVLLHAGGAKGKGLLDAARKAGAREVACPKTTKPAERLTFVRSEFRTHGRSATPEACQALVDSIGSDLRELASAVSQLIADVEGTIDEAVVGRYYTGRAEASSFTVADRAVEGRAAEALEALRWSLSTGVAPVLITSALAQGVRAIGKLSSARGGRPADLARELGMPPWKIDRVRQQMRGWTPDGVAVALRAVAAADAGVKGGGDDPEYALEKAVVAVARAARAGGR